One Brassica oleracea var. oleracea cultivar TO1000 chromosome C7, BOL, whole genome shotgun sequence genomic window carries:
- the LOC106302431 gene encoding 3-hydroxy-3-methylglutaryl-coenzyme A reductase 2, whose product MDGPYGFTRPPSRDHKRIFGTDNWVKETTKQLVDVGAAEKAKHLPEKKRDLMERKDRRRLPSTELPTQNDNVVTAPPPPPRRGSDALPLPLYLTNFFFTFLFAATVYFLLIRWGEKISTSTPLHVVNLSEILSLIGVIASCIYLIGFLGVDFVQSVFLRSSSDDDDGWIPNDDEIDRLLKIESDLTSEEDEEIVKSVIDGATSSYSLETKLGDCKRAAAIRREAVQRMTGKSLTGLPFDGFDYDSILGQCCEMPVGYVQIPVGIAGPLLLDGKEYSVPMATTEGCLVASTNRGCKAIHLSGGAFSFLMKDAMTRAPVVKFPSVRRAARAMFYLQNPSNFERLSLIFSKSSRFAWLQSITCSISGRNIYPRFACGTGDAMGMNMVSKGVQNVLEFIKTKFPDMVVIGISGNCCSDKKASAINWIQGRGKHVVCEALIKGEIVRNVLKTTVEDLVELHVLKNLTGSAVAGSLGGFNAHASNIVSAVFIATGQDPAQNVESSHCITQFEAEGDDLHISVSMPCIEVGTVGGGTQLASQSACLNLLGVKGSSDKEKAGSNARQLAKIVAGSVLAGELSLMSAIASGQLVKSHMKYNRSSRDIGPSSQVNR is encoded by the exons AAAGAAAAGACCGTCGCAGATTACCGAGTACAGAACTCCCAACACAAAACGACAACGTTGTCACTGCTCCTCCTCCTCCTCCTCGCAGAGGCTCCGACGCGCTTCCTCTCCCGCTATACCTAACAAACTTCTTTTTCACATTCCTCTTCGCAGCCACCGTCTACTTCCTTCTCATCAGGTGGGGCGAGAAGATCAGTACATCGACGCCTCTTCACGTCGTTAACCTCTCCGAGATCCTCTCACTCATTGGAGTCATCGCGTCGTGCATCTACCTCATCGGCTTCCTCGGCGTCGACTTCGTTCAATCAGTCTTCCTCCGATCATCCTCCGACGACGACGACGGTTGGATCCCCAACGACGACGAGATCGATCGCCTCCTCAAGATTGAGTCTGATCTTACTTCCGAGGAAGACGAAGAGATCGTCAAGTCCGTGATCGACGGAGCCACCTCGTCGTACTCACTCGAGACGAAGCTCGGAGACTGCAAGCGAGCCGCGGCGATTAGACGAGAAGCGGTTCAGAGGATGACCGGAAAATCCTTAACTGGACTTCCGTTTGACGGTTTCGATTACGATTCGATCTTGGGACAGTGCTGCGAGATGCCGGTTGGGTACGTTCAGATTCCGGTGGGGATCGCCGGACCTCTGTTGCTCGACGGGAAAGAGTACTCGGTGCCAATGGCGACTACGGAGGGTTGTTTGGTTGCAAGCACTAACAGAGGATGCAAGGCTATTCACTTGTCTGGTGGTGCTTTCAGTTTTCTCATGAAGGATGCGATGACTAGAGCTCCTGTTGTTAAGTTCCCTTCTGTGAGAAGAGCTGCTCGTGCCATGTTTTATCTACAGAATCCTTCTAATTTCGAGAGACTCTCTCTGATTTTCAGCAA ATCGAGTAGATTTGCTTGGCTTCAGAGTATCACATGCTCGATTTCTGGGAGGAATATCTATCCGAGGTTTGCGTGTGGTACTGGCGATGCTATGGGGATGAACATGGTCTCCAAAGGCGTTCAGAATGTCTTGGAGTTTATTAAGACAAAGTTCCCTGACATGGTTGTTATAGGCATCTCAG GGAATTGCTGTTCCGACAAGAAGGCTTCGGCTATAAACTGGATCCAAGGACGTGGCAAGCATGTTGTGTGTGAAGCCCTTATTAAAGGTGAGATTGTGAGGAATGTGTTGAAGACTACCGTGGAGGATCTTGTCGAGCTTCACGTGCTCAAGAACCTTACTGGTTCAGCCGTGGCTGGTTCTCTTGGTGGATTCAATGCTCATGCGAGCAATATTGTCAGCGCTGTCTTCATCGCCACTGGCCAAGACCCTGCTCAGAACGTGGAGAGCTCTCACTGTATCACCCAGTTTGAAGCTGAAGGCGACGACCTTCACATCTCTGTCTCTATGCCTTGCATTGAG GTTGGTACTGTTGGAGGTGGGACACAGCTTGCATCACAGTCAGCTTGTTTGAACCTGCTCGGTGTAAAAGGATCAAGCGACAAGGAGAAAGCTGGCTCGAACGCAAGGCAACTGGCGAAAATTGTGGCTGGTTCGGTTCTCGCGGGAGAGCTGTCGCTAATGTCTGCTATTGCATCTGGACAGCTTGTAAAGAGTCACATGAAGTACAACAGGTCCAGCAGAGACATTGGCCCTTCATCTCAAGTGAACAGATGA